The DNA segment ATAGGCTCAGGCTCAGGGTGGGAGAACAGGATTTTGTGCTGCATGACCGTCGACTAAGCCCGGTTCATCCACTGCCAGGCATGGCGGATGGTTTCAATGATGCCGGTATAATGCGGTTCCCAACCCAATTTTTCCCGAGCCAATGCACGATCAGCCACCAGACGGGGTGGATCCCCGGCACGACGGATACCAAGATTCGGCTCAATGGCTGCACCCGTAACTTCGCGCGCGGCCTCAATGATTTCCTGCACTGAATTCCCGGTACCGGTGCCGAGATTGATGGCGACCGAATCGTTCCCGGCCAGATAATCGAGGGCGCGGATATGCGCGTCGGCCAAATCGTTGACATGAATATAATCTCGGATGCAGGTCCCATCCGGCGTGTCATAGTCCGTGCCGAAAACAGTGATAGGTTTTTCCGGGTGACGTGCTGCACGAAGCACCAGCGGGATGAGATGGGATTCAGGATCATGCGCTTCACCTATTTCACATTCCGGGTCAGCCCCGGCAGCATTGAAATAGCGCAAGGCGCAAAAACGCAATCCATGGGCAGAGGAAAAATCTTCAAGCATCCGCTCCACCATGAATTTTGACCAGCCATACGGATTGATGGGCCACTGTGGGTGGGTCTCGGTCAGTGGTATCTCATGAGGCATGCCGTAAACGGCAGCGGTGGAGGAAAAAACAAACCGTTCACAACCATGATCGCGCATGGCTTCAAGCACGGTTAGTGTACCACACGTATTATTCCGGTAAAAACTTCCGGGATTCCTGACCGAGATGCCGACTTCGATGAACGCGGCAAAATGAATGACCCCGGCAGGATTGTATTCCTTGAAGATCCTGTCAAGCAGAGCGCGATCACTGATATCCCCCTTGATCAACGGTCCCCATTTGACGGCCCATTCATGACCATTGGAAAGATTGTCCAAAGCAATGGGAGTATAGCCTCGTGCGGCCAGCGCCTTGCATGTATGGCTCCCGATAAATCCGGCACCGCCGGTAACAAGGATGTTCTGTGTCATGATTTGTCCTGTGAAAAGATCGCATTGCATAAAAGGGAACCTGTTCGCCCCTTCCGGTAGGCAGTCCCCGCCACCCGTCTCTGAACGATTCTCTTCCCTACGAAGAGGCACATCCTTCAACCATCGTGTCTATCCAGTGATGCAGCACGGCTGCGTGGGCAGACTCGGCCAGACCATACGTGTCACCGGGAATATAAAAATTGAGTCCCCCGGAGCTACGGAGCTTATTCCCCGTATCCATGGCTGACAAAGTGATCACATCCCCGCCCAAAACACGGGCTTCCGCAGCAGCATTAAGCACATTGGGTGAATTGCCGGAACTGGAAATGCAGACCAGCATGTCACCGGGCTGCATACGCCGTCTGAGGGGTTCCGCGAAGACCTCATCATAGCTGATATCGTTGGCCACGGCTGTTATCAAGGCGAGATCAGAAAAAACTTCGGTTCTGATATGAGCGTTTTTTGCCAGATCGGCAGCCACATGGCTGGCCATGGACGCACTCGCACCATTGCCGACCAGGAAAATGGTGCCGCCTCGTTCCTTGAGGACCGAGGAGATTCTGCATAATCTTCCGAAGCCGATTTCAACATCCACCAGCTGTCCGGTGTCATCAAATATCTGGAGTCCGGCAAGGCATTCACTCAGGCATTCCACGGTTTTTGCCCAATTCATTTTCAAGAACCCTCCATAGGCTTCATTTTCCGCCGCGCTCGCAGCCCGTGCATTCCGGCCAGTCCGGTGCAGCCTCGCATGCACAAAATGCTCCAAGGCAGGACATGCCCAATTGAATAGCCGTTCTTCCACGCAGAGTCTTCCACATATGTGGGCAAACATTCAAGTCATACAGACCAGTTCCGACAAAGCCCCCCTAGTGCACGGCTGTCGGCACAACTTTCCCGGCACTGCCAAAGGCAAAGTATGCTTCTTTCATGGCAGAGCTAAAGTTCCACTCGCTTCGACCGATTAAACACTAAGTGAATGGTTTGCCCGTTTGCAATACCAAAAGTGCCAAGAATACTGTTGACAGTTTATTGACGCAATACGTAGTCTCACCAATGCGTAAAAACAGGCAAATCGCTCTATCACAAGGGCTTTCCAGTGATCTGAGCACCCCTCGGAGAGCGGCATGATGATTGCAAATGAATGTCTTCATGTTCACATTTTCCGACTCGATGCATAACTCACTGAATAAACGCGGCAATCGCTAAAATCATATCAAACTGGAGTCTTACAATGAAAAGTGCATTGGTATGCGGGGCTGGCGGCTTTATCGGCAACCACCTGATAGGTCGATTGAAAGAGAATGGATTCTGGGTTCGCGGGGTGGATATCGTGGAGCACGAATTCTGCGAGACCAAGGCAGATGATTTTGTGATCGGAGACCTGCGGGACCCCGTGGTCTGCGAGCAGTTAATGGATCGTCAATTCGACGAAGTCTACCAACTGGCCGCAGATATGGGCGGGGCGGGGTACGTCTTTGTCGGTGATAATGATGCCGACATCATGCACAATTCTGCCATGGTCAATCTGAATATGGCCTATGCAGCGGCCAAGGCGCAGTGCGGCAAAATTTTCTATTCCTCTTCGGCCTGCATCTATCCCCTGCGCAACCAGCTTAAGCCGGATGCACCGGACTGCCGCGAAGATACGGCCTATCCAGCCGATCCCGATAGCGAATATGGCTGGGAAAAGCTTTTCAGCGAACGGATGTACATGTCATTCATGCGCAACAAGGGGCTCTCCGTCCGCATCGCACGTTTTCACAATATTTTTGGGGAAGAAGGAGCCTGGACCGGTGGTCGGGAGAAATCCCCGGCAGCCATCTGCCGCAAGGTGGCCGAGACGCCTGATGGCGGTGAGATTGAAATATGGGGCGATGGCGAACAGACCCGCTCCTTCCTGCATGTACAGGAATGCATAGACGGCATGCTTCGCCTCATGGCCTCGGATCACTGCGAGCCGGTCAACATAGGCTCCGATGAAATGGTCACCATCAATCAACTGGCTGAAATGGCCATGGATATCGCGGGCAAGAAATTGACCATCAAACATATAGACGGTCCCCTTGGCGTTCGCGGACGCAATTCGGAAAACACCCTCATTGAACAGAAGATCGGCTGGAGGCCCTCCCGCCCCCTGCGTGACGGGCTGGAAAAGACCTACAGTTGGATTCTGGAACAGGTGGAAAAAAACGGAACCGGAGCATAGCCAATGAATGGAGGGAAAGCCCCCCTCGTCAGCGTGATAGTGCCCACTTACAACCAGGGGCACTATTTGCGCCAGGCCCTCGACAGCGTGATGTTCCAGGACTACCCGGAAATCGAGATCATCATCTCGAACTTCGGATCCACGGACGGGACCAGCGATATCATTCGGGATTATCTGAACACAGTGAAAACCGAACATGTGGACCCTGTCAGTCATATGGCCGAGGATGGCACCGTGGTACGGCTACCCAAAATCGCGTACCCACAAAATCGGTCCATAACCGTTCTGGACAGCACCGAAAATATCGGTGGCACCGCAGCCTATAACGAAGGATTCCAGAAGGCCACAGGGACGTACTGCATGTATCTGGTGGGCGATGACTACCTCTTGCCCAACGCCTTATCCGAATTGGTCCCTGCACTGGAGACCGGGGTGGATGTGGCCTATGCGGACATGTTCGTGGTCAACGACCAGGGACACATTCTGCACCACCTTGAAAAACCTGATTATGATTTCGCTGCATGTTTTGCCCAGTGGTTTCACCTCGGAGTCTGCCGCCTGTACCGTCGGGAATGGCATGACCGGCTCGGCTTTTATTCCACGGATTTCAGAAATGCCAATGACTATGACTTCATGCTTCGCCTGGCCGAAGCAGGGGCACTATTCAAACGGGTACCCAAGGTGCTCTACTGCACGCGTATTCATGAAAAAAGCGGTGAAGGTGAAACTGCCAACTGGCGGGACAACGGCTATGAGAACCTCCTGAGGGAGAGCAAAGAGTGCGCACAACGGGCGAGAAACCATCTTTCGCGGACGGAGGCAGAGGATGAGCGCTAAACGACTGGCCGTCATAGGGTTGGGCAAATTGGGATTATGCACGGCAGCCTGCTTTGCCCGCGCCGGATACGACGTCATCGGCATGGATGTCTCATGCGACCATGTGGACCATTTAAACATGGGGCACATCACTTTCTTCGAAGACGGTCTGGCTGAACTGCTGACCGAGGTCAACGGAAAGCTCCACTTTACCACGAGCATAACCGAAGCCGTTGAAAATTCCGATGTCTGCTTTATCATTGTCCCGACTCCTTCCCAGGCCGGGGGAGCCTTCAGCAACAAATATCTGTCACGGGTCATCAAGAGCATGGGACCGGCCCTTGCAGCACGAGAAGAGTGGTATCTGGTGGATGTGGTCTCCACAGTCATGCCCGGATCCGGCGATCAGAAACTCATCCCCCTGCTTGAAGAAGCCACGGGTAAACGGGTCGGCACTGACATCGGCTATGCCTACAACCCGGAATTCATCGCCATCGGCTCGGTTATCCGCAATTTTATCAATCCCGACGTGGTCCTCATAGGCCAGTCCGACGATCGGACCGGAGCGGAGCTGGAAACCATCTACCGCGCCACCTGTGATAACGGCCCGCACATAGCCCGGACCTCGGTCCTCAATGCGGAAATCGCCAAACTTTCCATCAATTGCTATTGCACCATGAAGATCAGCTTCGCCAATAACCTCGCCGCCATCTGCGAGCAAACCCCCGGAGCCGACGCATCAGCCATAACGGAAATACTTGGAAACGACACCAGAATTGGGGCCAAATACATCAAACCCGGTCTTGGTTTTGGCGGCCCATGCTTTCCTCGTGACAATGAAGCCTTTATCAATTTTGTCGGAAGTGTCGAAGGAGACACAGGCTTGCAACAAGCCGTGGTGGATATCAACAAGGCCCAGCCCGAACGTATTTGCCGCGCTCTCGCCAGTGCGGCGGCAAAACACGGCAATCGGATCGCCCTCCTCGGGCAGGCGTACAAGCCGTTCACCTATCTGACCGAGGAATCGCAGGCGGTGGAGATAGCCCGAAGGTTGGCCCGCAAATATCCAGACCTGGAATTGGTGGTCCACGACCCCCTGGCCAATGAGACTGGACCGTGGAAACGCGTTGATTCCCTTGAAGAATGCGTCCGCGAAGCCCACGTTGCCGCAATTCTGACGCCATGGCCCGAGTTCATGGAAACCGGCTGGCACTCCCTCCTGGCCGAGGACGGGATAGTCCTCAACTTCTGGGAATAGAGGCACAGTTATGCGCTCGGACTGCAAGGACATGCCCATGACCGCCGAGAAGCGGCAGGTATACGAATATTGGAATGAGACCGTCTGCTGCTCGACCCATGCGACCAGTGATCCGCTTTCGCGGGAATACTTCGAGGAAATAGAGCACTACAAATACTGCAACGAACCCGAGTTGCATGCCTTTGCTCAATTTTCCCGTTATCGCGGGAAAAAAGTGCTCGAAGTGGGAGTCGGAGCCGGAACCGACTTTCTGCAATGGGTGCGATGCGGTGCCGAAGCGCATGGCGTCGATCTGACCCCGGCTGCGATTGCACACACCACCACCCGTCTTGATGCCTACGGGCTGAAGGCCGCGTCGCTCGGCGTGGCCGACTGCGAACATCTTCCCTTTGATGACGGGACCTTTGATCTCGTCTACTCCTGGGGTGTCATTCATCACACCCCGGATACGGGTGCGGCCCTTTCGGAATTGATCCGCACTGTCCGCCCCGGTGGGGAAATCAAAGTCATGATTTACAATCGCCATTCTCCAGTGGCCCTGTACCGCTGGTGGAAAATGGCGGCACTCAAGGGCAAACCGTGGAAATCCCTCAACTGGGTCATGGATCATCACATGGAAAGCAAAGGGTCCAAGGCATACACCGAGGCCGAAGCCCGTGCCATGTTCGAAAGCCGTGGCACCACCCTTGAGAGCATCACCAAATATCTCACCTGCTACGATAGACGGACCCCTTTGACCAAACCCATGTCCCTGCTCATGGGACCAGAAAACATCGGCTGGTTCATGGGCATCCACGCCCGCAAACCGGAGAAAAATTGATATGACCCGCTCCAGAGGAAAGAGCATCACCGTATATGTGGGATTCCGGCCCTTTGCAGGAGAATGGCTGGAACGAAACCAGACTGTTCTCAACGCGCTCGCATGGCAGGGGCTTGATGGTCTCAAAGTCAAATTCGCCTGCTGGGATGACGAGACCGCCACCCTCGACCATGCCGAAAGACATGGATATGGGACCGTGATCACGCCATGGGTCCACCACTATCTTTTCACCGGTCCACAGCGCAGTTTCAAGGCTCTATTCGAAGCCTGTCTCACCGACTGCGACACCGATCTCTTCATCTACATTAACGGCGATATCATCCTACAACCCGGTATCCTGAACTGGTTGGCCCACCACGCCGAACCGGCCTCCTTGTACAGCATGCCCCGGCACAACTGGGAGTATACGGGATTGCTCGACACGCCGGACCAATTCGAAACAGCCCTGGCGGAGGCTGTCCCTGAAGAATGGACCGCGCTTGACCTCTTTGCCATGCATACCGAAGAAGCACGGCAAGCATTCATTCCCTTTCCACCTTTCCTGCTCACGGCCGGATCCATGGATTCCTGGCTCGTTGTCCGGGCCGGGGCCGCTGGCTGGAGACGAATCCTCATTCCTCCCCAAACCTTTCACATGCTTCATATCGAGCACGACTTCAGTCATCCGCTCAAACCGGGAGCCTCGGCAGACAAATACGCCAAATGGGCATTCAACTGCGGCATATACGCTCAGGCGACACTGGATCTCCCACAGGCAATCCGAGCGGATTCCACCCTCCAAGTCTTCGAGGGAGCCGCCGAATACGCCCGCACCAAAGGTCTGCCCACCCGTGAATATCAGAACCCCGAAGAATGCATTGAAAACACCAGGCAACACGAGGAGATACCGTGAGTGATTCTTTGAAAGCCTTTTACGATGACAGAAAAAACAGCCTCGCTTCCCTTGAACAGGATGCTCTCCTGCGCAAGACCGGCCAGGATTTTGTGGAACGCTCCATTCCCCATAAGTATACGTTCAATTTCGACTGGATGGGCCGCCCGATCATTCAACATGCCGAAGACATTCTTGCCATGCAGGAAATCATCTTCCGCATGCAGCCGGACCTGATCGTCGAGACCGGCGTGGCCCACGGCGGGTCCAGTGTTTTTTACGCCTCCATGTGCCGCCTGATGGGGAAAGGGCATGTGGTGGGCATCGATATCGATATCCGCCCGCATAACAGGCTCGCCCTGGAAGAGCACCCTATGTACGAGCATATCACGCTGATCGAGGGAAGCTCCACGGATCTTTCCGTGGTCAATCAGGTGACGGCCATGGCCAAGGACAAGCGGGTGCTGGTCATTCTGGATTCCAATCACACCCATGACCATGTCCTCCAGGAACTCCGCCTCTATTCACCGCTGACACATAAGGACGATTACCTTGTGGTCTTCGACACCATTGTTGAAAATCTTCCCGACGCGCTGGTCAATGACCGACCATGGGGCAAAGGAGACAACCCCATGACCGCCGTCAAACAGTTTCTCAAGGAAAATGGCCGGTTCGAAGTCGACCGGGAAATGGAAGCCAAGCTGATCATATCCATGGCCCCGCACGGTTATCTGCGCTGCCTGAAGGATTAACCGGCACCAAGCCGAGGAGAGACACCCGTGACACCCACTCAAACCAGTGCCCCCCAGACAGAGCTGACGCATCTGATCATCTATGCCAATGCCATATGCAACGCCCATTGTCTCATGTGTGATGTGGGCCGGGAGTCGGATATAGGCATTGCCCGACCGCTTGTTGGTGCACCCAGATACATGAGCCTTGCCCTGCTGGAAAAGCTCCTTGATGATCCCCTGGTGACAGAGCGCACTCCCCGGTGCAACGTCTATTTCGTGATGACAGAACCGCTCCTGACCCCGCACCTGCCGGAGATGCTCCGGGCGGCAAAAGAGCGGGGACACGCGGTCTTTCTGACAACCAACGGACTGTTACTGGAAAAACGGGCTGCGGAGATAGCCCCGTACATCGACAACATCCAGATCTCATTGGATGGCCCCGAAGCCGTCCATGACGCCATCAGAGGTCCGGGATTTTTTCGTGCCGCGCTCAAGGGACTTCAGGCGATTCGCGCCCTGCGACCGGATGTGGAACTCGTCATCAACACGACCATTTTCAACCGCACCGCCCCAACCCTGACCGAGTTGGCATCCATTCTCGATGACCTCGGCGTCCGTATTGACATGTTCAAGGTGCAGGGTCTCGACTATGTCTCCGGTCCGATGCAGGCCCGGCATAACGCCTGTTATCCGAAAATCGAGCAATCCGCGTCCACCGAGGGGGATGTGCTCGATTTTGACGCCATTGATTTCGACGACCTCGCCCGCCAACTCTCCGAGCTGCGAGACTGGAAACCCAGAAACATAGACAGCATAGGCTTCAAGCCCCCCTTTACCTCGGCCGATGAACTCCGTTCCTACTACACCGAAAATGGAGACAAACACGAGTCATGGCATACCTGCCTGACCCCGTTCGTCGCCATGGCCGTCAACACGGCCGGCGAATGTTTTTTCCACATCAGATGTTTCAACGGCTATCAGCTGGGGAATGCCTCGACTCAACCCCTGGCTGCTATTTTCCATGGCCACAAGGCCAATGATTTCCGCCGTCAACTCACCGAAAGTGATTTCTGTTTTCCGGCCTGCACCCGCTGTTGCGGCGTCAATCCGGTTGACAGGGTTTAGGGTTTCCGGAACCGATCACCCGTAATCAGGAGCATTTCACATGAACGAAAAAGACATCATCATCGGATATACCACCGGAGTTTTCGATCTGTTTCATGTCGGGCACCTGAACCTGCTGCGCAAGGCCAAGGCCCTGTGCGACCGGCTCATCGTCGGCGTGACCACCGATGAATTGGTCGCTTACAAAAACAAACGAGCGGTGATCCCATTTCACGAACGCATGGAAATAGTGCATAGCATCGACTACGTGGACACAGTTGTCCCACAGGAAGATATGGATAAAATGAAAGCCTGGGACAAACTTAAATTCGACATCATGTTCGTGGGCGATGATTGGCACGCAACAGAAAAATGGGAAGGATACGAAACGGAGTTCAAGCAAAAAGGCGTGAAGATCGTCTATCTGCCCTATACCAAAACGACTTCCTCCACCCTGATCAATGAAGTGCTGCTCAAACTGCGCGACAACACGCTCTAGGCCTGCTTCATGTGCGGATTTCTCGGCATAGTAGCCAGCCAGGCTCTCTCAATTGATCGCGAACGGTTTCGCCGCGCCCTGAACCTGCAAAGGCACAGGGGGCCAGATGGTTCCGGCGTGCATTGGGGCCCTCGCCACGCCCTCGGGCACAGACGGCTTTCCATCATTGACCTAAATGACCGTTCCGCACAGCCTATGTGTACCGAAGACGGGCGGTTCTGCCTCGTTTTCAATGGCGAGATATACAATTTCAAGGAAATCCGATCGCGACTGCACGGGCTGGGCCACCGCTTCTGCCGCGAAAGTGATACCGAGGTTCTGCTGCACGCCTATGAAGAATGGGGAACGGATTGTCTGGAGATGATGCAGGGCATGTTCGCCTTTGCCGTACTCGATACCGCTTCGGGAAAAGTCGTCCTGGCTCGAGACAGGCTGGGCATCAAACCACTCTATTATTCGCGCCATGGAGAGACGCTCTATTTTGCCTCGGAAATCAAATCCATCCTTGCCATGCTGGATGGCATGCCCGCATTCAATGAACGGGCTGCGGCCTCGTACCTTTCCTTTCGCCAACCCCTAGAACAGGACACCTTTTATCAGGGTATCCATTCCCTGCGTCCCGGCCACATCCTGACCTTTGACAAGGAAAGACTCCACACAATCCAGTGGTGGGATTGCGCACAATGCATCGAAGAACAGCGTGATGACAAGGGAGAGGCCTTTTATGCGGACAGACTTCGTGAACTGCTGACCTCTTCCATACGCTATCGAATGATCTCGGACGTGCCCGTGGGCGCATATCTTTCCGGGGGAGTCGATTCCAGCGCCATCGCCACGATCATGGCCGGACTGTCCTCTGATCCCGTCTCCACTTTCACCATCGGATTTACCGAAGACGGGTACAACGAATTTCCCTATGCCCGCATGGTTGCGGAACAGGCCGGGACGACGCACCACGAAATACTTCTGGGAAGCACTGCCTACATGGAAGACATGGAAAGACTGATCCGACTCAAGGACGCACCCCTTTCCGTGCCCAACGAAATCCCGTTGAACAGGATGTCCGCAGAGCTCAAACGCCACATCACCGTTGTGCTTTCCGGGGAAGGCGCGGATGAACTCTTCTGGGGATACGGCCGGATTTTCCGCTCGGCTTTCGACTACCAACGGATGGTCGCTCTGGAGAACGGCGAATATCCACCGCAGGAAGCCAGCCAACTCACTGCCGCACTGACCGCCGCCTACGGCCAGGCGATATTCCCGTCCAAGCTCGACCATTTTCTTGCCAAATACCGCTATGTTCCCTTGTGCGAACAACAGCGCCTGCTCGATAAGGATGTGGTCCGATCCGCTGAGGTCATGCACCGAAAGACCTTTTCCCGTCTCTTTCGGACAGCCGGGGACGACTACGCCAACAACATCGCTTATGCCTTCACCAAAATACACCTTGAGGGGCTGTTGCGCCGCGTGGATTCCTCCACCATGGCGACTTCGGTTGAAGCCCGTGTTCCCTTCCTGGACCATCGGTTGGTGGAATTCGCCTTCAGCGTGCCTTCGCACCACAAGTTACGCTGGAAATCTCCCGAGGCAGAGCAGGCCGGGAAACTGCTGGCAGCCGATGATATCTCCGAACACCTCGATATACCCAAGTACATCCTGAAAAAATCGGCATCGAAACTTCTTCCCCATGACATTCTGTATCGAAAAAAGCAGGGATTCCCGGTCCCGCTTGATCAATGGGCCGGAGGCGACCTCAAAGACAAGGCTTCAGAAATCCTGCTCTCGCAAGAAGCACGACAGCGAGGTCTCTATGAGATGAAAAACATGAAGAAACTCGTCGCCAACCTCGGTCCTCGGACTCCCCACAAGGATGCCCTAAAAGTCTGGATGCTCCTGAATCTCGAAGTATTTCTCTCCACCTGTTTCACAAGGCCGGTCCTGTAATGCCTCTTGTCCACTTCCTCATAAAATGGACCAGAATATACTGGTTCAGATTGCTGAAAAGAATCTGCCTGAGCCACACTCGCTCTCAGAAGCTGTGGGTCTTCGGCGCGAGGGAAAGATTCCGCTATGACGAAAACTCGAAGCACCTTTTCGAATATGTCAATCGGCATAGGCCAGATATCCACGCGGTCTGGCTGACGCGCGACCCGGCCATACGGCACCACCTGCGGGCACAAGGACTGGATGCGCGCATGTCCCACAGCATCGGCGGCTACACGGCGCAGTTCATGGCGGGCATATCGTTTGTGAACGTCTCATATCGGGATGTGAACTGGTTTCTGCTCTATGGATGCCCCGTGGTCCAACTCTGGCACGGCACCCCCATGATGGAGAACGACCTCAAATATCTTGGGGAAGAATACGCTTTCGTGACCCTTGCTTCCGAAGAATTCCTGACAAAGCAACACCTTGGTGACCCGAAGGTCTTTGATTTTCGACTCACGGGCTACCCTCGGGCTGACAGCCTTGCCCGAACGGACATCGCCCCGGCAGTCAAACATCTCAAGCAACGATACGGATTTGATAAACTGGTCCTCTACGTGCCCACACATCGCAGACCACCGCAATGGGACGGCAAAGGAAAACCTGTCGTCGAATATGGACTCTTCGGTCCCTATGGCTTTGATTTCCATGCCATGGAAGCCCTTATGGAAAAGCACAATGCCCTGTTCGTTCTCAAGCTCCACCCCCTGCAACCTTTTGCGGACGCGGCATCGGCAGAACACTTCGAAAACAGCTCCTTCATGCATCTGGCAGCCCATGACGACCCGTTGGCGGACGTCTTCGACTTCATGCGATCCACGGATGTCCTGATAACGGATTTTTCATCCATCTATTTCGATTTCCTACTCCTTGACCGCCCGGTGATTTTCACGCCTTTTGATATCAAGGAGATGGAGTCTACACGGAAATTCAGGTTCGACTACAACGAGATTACCCCCGGTCCCCAGGCTCACGACTGGCCGGAGACACTCAGACATCTCGACCAGATACTCAATGGCGCGGACGAATTCAGCGAGTCACGACAGCGCGTCTGTCGCCGTTTCAATCACCACGGAGACAACAACAGGTGTTCCCGCGTTGTCAATGAAGCCATGCAGTATCTCCTGACCATGGAAAGCAAAAGCAAGGAACAATCATGACATTCGTCATACTGACATTCAATTACATCCCCTTCATCGAGTCTCTTTACCGAGCCAATCCCGACTTGCGGGACATGCCTTATGCAG comes from the Pseudodesulfovibrio piezophilus C1TLV30 genome and includes:
- the asnB gene encoding asparagine synthase (glutamine-hydrolyzing) gives rise to the protein MCGFLGIVASQALSIDRERFRRALNLQRHRGPDGSGVHWGPRHALGHRRLSIIDLNDRSAQPMCTEDGRFCLVFNGEIYNFKEIRSRLHGLGHRFCRESDTEVLLHAYEEWGTDCLEMMQGMFAFAVLDTASGKVVLARDRLGIKPLYYSRHGETLYFASEIKSILAMLDGMPAFNERAAASYLSFRQPLEQDTFYQGIHSLRPGHILTFDKERLHTIQWWDCAQCIEEQRDDKGEAFYADRLRELLTSSIRYRMISDVPVGAYLSGGVDSSAIATIMAGLSSDPVSTFTIGFTEDGYNEFPYARMVAEQAGTTHHEILLGSTAYMEDMERLIRLKDAPLSVPNEIPLNRMSAELKRHITVVLSGEGADELFWGYGRIFRSAFDYQRMVALENGEYPPQEASQLTAALTAAYGQAIFPSKLDHFLAKYRYVPLCEQQRLLDKDVVRSAEVMHRKTFSRLFRTAGDDYANNIAYAFTKIHLEGLLRRVDSSTMATSVEARVPFLDHRLVEFAFSVPSHHKLRWKSPEAEQAGKLLAADDISEHLDIPKYILKKSASKLLPHDILYRKKQGFPVPLDQWAGGDLKDKASEILLSQEARQRGLYEMKNMKKLVANLGPRTPHKDALKVWMLLNLEVFLSTCFTRPVL
- a CDS encoding CDP-glycerol glycerophosphotransferase family protein, giving the protein MLKRICLSHTRSQKLWVFGARERFRYDENSKHLFEYVNRHRPDIHAVWLTRDPAIRHHLRAQGLDARMSHSIGGYTAQFMAGISFVNVSYRDVNWFLLYGCPVVQLWHGTPMMENDLKYLGEEYAFVTLASEEFLTKQHLGDPKVFDFRLTGYPRADSLARTDIAPAVKHLKQRYGFDKLVLYVPTHRRPPQWDGKGKPVVEYGLFGPYGFDFHAMEALMEKHNALFVLKLHPLQPFADAASAEHFENSSFMHLAAHDDPLADVFDFMRSTDVLITDFSSIYFDFLLLDRPVIFTPFDIKEMESTRKFRFDYNEITPGPQAHDWPETLRHLDQILNGADEFSESRQRVCRRFNHHGDNNRCSRVVNEAMQYLLTMESKSKEQS